In Luteitalea sp. TBR-22, one genomic interval encodes:
- a CDS encoding SDR family oxidoreductase, translating to MMAPARIALVTGAGSGIGQAVSVGLLRDGWHVALVGRRATALEETAALAEGAAGRARVLPADVTDPAAVRRVFGAVREAWGRLDLLFNNAGVSAPAVPLEDLTVEQWRAVVEVNLTGVFLCTQEAVRLMKAQSPRGGRIINNGSISAHVPRPHSAPYAATKHAVTGLTRATALEGRAFDIACGQIDIGNAATDMARGYAKGVLQPNGSLAVEPLLDVQHVVDAVRYMAGLPVTANVPFLTVMATGMPYMGRG from the coding sequence GTGATGGCACCAGCACGCATCGCCCTGGTGACGGGCGCGGGTAGTGGGATCGGGCAGGCCGTCTCGGTCGGCCTGCTCCGCGATGGATGGCACGTGGCACTGGTCGGTCGACGCGCCACCGCGCTCGAGGAGACGGCCGCGCTGGCCGAGGGGGCCGCCGGGCGTGCCCGGGTCCTGCCGGCCGACGTCACCGATCCGGCCGCGGTGCGTCGCGTGTTCGGTGCGGTGCGTGAGGCCTGGGGGCGACTCGACCTGCTGTTCAACAACGCGGGGGTGTCGGCGCCGGCCGTGCCGCTCGAAGACCTCACGGTGGAGCAGTGGCGGGCCGTGGTCGAGGTCAACCTCACCGGCGTGTTCCTGTGCACGCAGGAAGCGGTGCGGCTGATGAAGGCGCAATCGCCGCGCGGCGGCCGCATCATCAACAACGGGTCCATCTCGGCGCACGTCCCGCGCCCCCACTCCGCTCCGTACGCCGCCACCAAGCACGCGGTCACCGGGCTGACCCGGGCGACGGCGCTCGAGGGTCGCGCGTTCGACATCGCCTGCGGGCAAATCGACATCGGCAATGCCGCGACCGACATGGCGCGCGGCTATGCCAAGGGCGTGTTGCAGCCCAATGGCAGCCTGGCCGTCGAGCCCCTGCTCGACGTGCAGCACGTGGTCGACGCCGTGCGCTACATGGCCGGGCTGCCGGTGACCGCCAATGTGCCGTTTCTCACGGTAATGGCCACCGGGATGCCCTACATGGGGCGGGGCTGA
- the denD gene encoding D-erythronate dehydrogenase, producing the protein MTVLVTGGAGFLGSRLITALLGGGTAHPVPDRVLCVDRVASPLADPRVTSCVGSVTDPGFLATLADPALTTIWHMAAVLSGQSEAEPALAEEVNVGGMRALLDMCRALPRPPRFVFASTIAVFGGPLPDVVPDDFVLRPATTYGVTKAIAELLLLEATRRGIVDGVAVRVPTVAVRPGAPNSAMSSFVSGIVREPLAGVDSACPVPLDTRMWVASPATTTANLAAMGAVAGDAIGAVRTLNLPGLTVTPADLLDALERAAGPAVRARVALTHDEAVARMMRSWPGAFDVTRALRLGLVDDADADAIVAQFIAERASR; encoded by the coding sequence ATGACCGTCCTCGTCACCGGCGGCGCCGGGTTCCTCGGTTCGCGACTGATCACGGCCCTGCTCGGCGGCGGCACGGCTCACCCGGTCCCGGACCGCGTCCTGTGCGTCGATCGCGTCGCCAGCCCGCTCGCCGACCCGCGCGTCACGTCGTGCGTGGGCAGCGTGACCGACCCCGGCTTCCTGGCCACGCTGGCCGATCCCGCCCTGACGACGATCTGGCACATGGCGGCGGTGCTGAGCGGACAGTCGGAGGCGGAGCCGGCGCTGGCCGAGGAGGTCAACGTCGGCGGCATGCGGGCCCTGCTCGACATGTGCCGTGCCCTGCCGCGCCCGCCGCGGTTCGTCTTCGCGAGCACGATTGCCGTGTTCGGCGGCCCGCTGCCCGACGTGGTCCCGGACGACTTCGTGTTGCGTCCGGCGACGACCTACGGCGTCACCAAGGCGATCGCGGAACTGCTGCTGCTCGAGGCGACGCGCCGCGGGATCGTCGACGGCGTGGCCGTGCGGGTGCCGACCGTCGCCGTGCGCCCGGGCGCGCCCAACTCCGCCATGTCGAGTTTCGTGAGCGGCATCGTCCGCGAGCCACTCGCCGGCGTCGACTCGGCGTGTCCGGTCCCGCTCGACACGCGGATGTGGGTGGCCTCGCCGGCGACGACGACGGCCAACCTCGCGGCGATGGGCGCGGTCGCCGGCGATGCCATCGGCGCGGTTCGGACGCTGAACCTGCCGGGCCTCACGGTGACGCCCGCCGACCTGCTCGACGCGCTCGAACGGGCGGCTGGCCCGGCGGTGCGGGCACGGGTGGCCCTGACGCACGATGAGGCGGTAGCCCGGATGATGCGATCGTGGCCGGGCGCCTTCGACGTCACCCGGGCGCTGCGTCTCGGCCTGGTCGACGATGCCGACGCCGACGCCATCGTGGCGCAGTTCATCGCGGAGCGCGCCTCGCGCTGA
- a CDS encoding DNA/RNA non-specific endonuclease, which translates to MSLRERARAVLLADQPIAHELLAMAGRNERPVPAARIGVSMASVRTFVEGEPGWPAEARNAEELDGQIQVEAVVVAHGRPAMLVQRNRIQLPESPELRRRLEATRARFESRLASVGRIELTGHPRLHQAGTAWIVAEHLVVTNAHVAEEFTAREQTHLVFRRAFGQDTMAARVDLREEYVADGATEEFEVGVDQVLYLADLADAQAPDLALLRLSPGSGALPPPIPFADVPLDWGRDVAVVGYPAEDPLGTPSADVARRLFGGIYGVKRFSPGRISAMPTGAWAFSHDATTLGGSSGSAVLDLETGGALGVHFSGTLERANYAVRGGYVLDAITAIRPMVTVPATPPPSPEVPAEPPVVHPAIAGYETRDGYRDDFLGAAVPTAPLPTIVQDADVLEVEWQGRPWREIPYRHFSVVMSRARRLCYVSAVNIDGARSVPHLRRRDWRLDPRIPEARQLEGPVYGNAPRFSRGHMTRREDPAWGETRAEAEEGNADSMHLANAVPQMQPFNAGIWLGLEDYALQNAREDDQKISVFTGPVLRDDDPVFEGVAVPVECWKVIVFVHDETQRLSVSGYLLSQRGFLPHREAVFGAYETFQVPLTTIEQRAGLRFGPLTALDVHAHAPEATVRPLLSPDDIRWR; encoded by the coding sequence ATGTCCCTTCGCGAACGTGCGCGCGCCGTGCTGCTGGCCGACCAACCCATCGCACACGAACTCCTCGCCATGGCGGGGCGGAACGAGCGACCCGTGCCGGCTGCCCGCATCGGCGTGAGCATGGCGTCGGTGCGCACCTTCGTCGAGGGCGAGCCCGGCTGGCCGGCGGAAGCCCGCAACGCGGAGGAACTCGACGGCCAGATCCAGGTGGAGGCGGTCGTGGTGGCGCATGGCCGCCCTGCGATGCTCGTCCAGCGCAATCGCATCCAGCTGCCGGAATCGCCGGAGTTGCGTCGCCGGCTCGAGGCCACGCGGGCGCGGTTCGAGTCACGGCTGGCCAGCGTCGGGCGCATCGAGCTGACCGGCCATCCGCGCCTGCACCAGGCGGGCACGGCATGGATCGTCGCCGAGCACCTGGTGGTGACCAACGCGCACGTCGCCGAGGAGTTCACGGCGCGCGAGCAGACCCACCTCGTGTTCCGGCGGGCCTTCGGGCAGGACACCATGGCGGCCCGCGTCGACCTGCGGGAGGAGTACGTGGCCGACGGGGCGACCGAGGAGTTCGAGGTCGGCGTCGATCAGGTGCTCTACCTGGCCGACCTGGCCGATGCGCAGGCGCCGGACCTCGCGCTGCTCAGGCTCTCGCCCGGTTCCGGCGCGCTGCCCCCGCCCATCCCGTTCGCCGACGTGCCCCTCGACTGGGGCCGCGACGTCGCCGTGGTCGGCTATCCGGCGGAAGACCCGCTCGGCACGCCCAGCGCCGACGTCGCCCGGCGGCTGTTCGGCGGCATCTACGGCGTCAAGCGTTTCTCACCCGGGCGCATCTCGGCGATGCCGACGGGCGCGTGGGCCTTCTCCCACGACGCGACGACCCTCGGAGGCAGTTCGGGATCGGCCGTGCTCGATCTCGAGACCGGCGGCGCGCTCGGCGTCCACTTCTCCGGCACCCTCGAGCGCGCCAACTACGCGGTGCGCGGCGGCTACGTGCTCGATGCCATCACGGCGATCCGGCCGATGGTGACGGTGCCGGCCACGCCGCCGCCGTCCCCCGAGGTGCCAGCCGAGCCGCCCGTCGTCCATCCCGCGATCGCCGGCTACGAGACGCGCGACGGCTACCGCGACGACTTCCTGGGCGCGGCCGTGCCCACCGCGCCGCTGCCGACCATCGTGCAGGACGCCGACGTCCTCGAAGTGGAGTGGCAGGGCCGACCATGGCGGGAGATTCCGTACCGGCACTTCTCGGTGGTGATGAGCCGCGCCCGCCGGCTCTGTTACGTCAGCGCCGTCAACATCGACGGCGCCCGCAGCGTGCCCCATCTCCGTCGGCGGGACTGGCGCCTCGATCCGCGCATCCCGGAGGCCCGGCAGCTCGAGGGACCGGTGTACGGCAACGCGCCGCGTTTCAGCCGCGGCCACATGACGCGCCGCGAGGACCCGGCCTGGGGCGAGACGCGCGCCGAGGCCGAGGAGGGCAATGCCGACTCCATGCACCTGGCCAACGCCGTGCCGCAGATGCAACCCTTCAACGCCGGCATCTGGCTCGGGCTCGAGGATTACGCGCTCCAGAACGCCCGCGAGGACGACCAGAAGATCTCGGTCTTCACCGGCCCCGTGCTGCGCGACGACGACCCGGTGTTCGAGGGCGTGGCGGTGCCGGTCGAGTGCTGGAAGGTGATCGTCTTCGTGCACGACGAGACGCAGCGCCTCAGCGTGTCGGGGTACCTCCTGTCGCAGCGCGGGTTCCTGCCGCACCGCGAGGCGGTGTTCGGCGCCTACGAGACCTTCCAGGTGCCGCTGACGACGATCGAGCAGCGCGCTGGCCTGCGGTTCGGCCCGCTCACGGCCCTCGACGTCCACGCGCACGCCCCCGAGGCCACGGTGCGTCCGCTCCTGTCGCCCGACGACATCCGCTGGCGGTGA
- a CDS encoding carbon-nitrogen hydrolase family protein, with protein MTSRPTHLRLALAQLRIVPGEREATLARALARIDEAAAAGADLVLLPEALPLGWMAPDSARLADAIPDGPTCAAFRAAARRAGVWVCSGIVERAEAAVYNAAVLIDDTGVVRLHHRKINELDIAAGTYARGDRLGVTESPWGRLGLLICADAFAEGEVISRTLARMGARLLLSPCAWAVPPDHDNAATPYGELWRRCYGAVARDEHVWVAGASNVGPITAGAWAGHACIGCSLVVAPSGTSVLQGPYGADADALLLVDVAID; from the coding sequence GTGACGTCCCGGCCCACACACCTGCGCCTCGCCCTCGCGCAACTGCGCATCGTGCCCGGCGAGCGTGAAGCGACACTCGCCCGCGCACTCGCGCGCATCGACGAGGCCGCCGCGGCCGGCGCCGACCTCGTCCTGCTCCCTGAGGCATTGCCTCTCGGCTGGATGGCGCCCGATTCGGCCCGCCTCGCCGACGCCATCCCCGACGGCCCGACCTGCGCCGCCTTCCGCGCCGCCGCGCGCCGCGCCGGCGTCTGGGTCTGCTCTGGCATCGTCGAGCGGGCCGAGGCCGCTGTCTACAACGCGGCCGTGCTCATCGACGACACCGGCGTCGTTCGCCTGCACCATCGCAAGATCAACGAGCTCGACATCGCCGCCGGCACCTACGCCCGCGGCGACCGCCTCGGCGTGACCGAGTCACCGTGGGGACGCCTCGGCCTGCTGATCTGCGCCGACGCCTTCGCCGAGGGCGAGGTGATCAGCCGCACGCTGGCCCGCATGGGCGCGCGCCTCCTGCTGTCGCCGTGCGCGTGGGCCGTGCCGCCCGACCACGACAACGCCGCGACGCCGTACGGCGAGCTGTGGCGTCGGTGCTACGGCGCGGTCGCGCGCGACGAGCATGTGTGGGTCGCCGGGGCGAGCAACGTCGGGCCGATCACCGCAGGGGCGTGGGCGGGGCACGCGTGCATCGGCTGCTCCCTGGTCGTCGCGCCGAGCGGGACGTCGGTGCTGCAGGGACCCTACGGGGCCGACGCGGACGCCCTGCTGCTGGTCGACGTGGCGATCGACTGA
- a CDS encoding ABC transporter ATP-binding protein, whose amino-acid sequence MDAPTNETPAVAFEHVALAFDDVEVLRDVSFSIPDGHMAILMGPSGGGKSLILKLILGLVRPDSGVIRIHGVRIDDMPERRLMTVRDDIGMLFQEGALFDSLTVGENVGFKLEDEHRMPAAEIQARVDAMLTATGLREFIDRSPAELSGGQRRRVAVARAMAAQPRLLLLDEPTSGLDPITAKTVDAAILALRDVEHVTMILVTHQLEDAFYLAGHEAVATPGGMAIVAAPHRSAKEVTFLVLDGGVITFDGSIDAILASDDAYISRSLAGWVPPLHA is encoded by the coding sequence ATGGACGCACCGACGAACGAGACGCCTGCCGTCGCGTTCGAGCACGTGGCACTCGCGTTCGACGACGTCGAGGTCCTCCGCGACGTGAGCTTCTCGATCCCCGACGGCCACATGGCCATCCTCATGGGGCCGAGCGGGGGTGGCAAGTCCCTCATCCTGAAGCTGATTCTCGGCCTCGTCCGCCCCGATTCCGGCGTGATTCGCATCCATGGCGTGCGCATCGACGACATGCCCGAGCGCCGGCTCATGACGGTGCGCGACGACATCGGCATGCTGTTCCAGGAAGGCGCCCTGTTCGACTCCCTCACCGTCGGCGAGAACGTCGGCTTCAAGCTCGAGGACGAACATCGGATGCCGGCGGCGGAGATCCAGGCGCGCGTCGACGCGATGCTGACCGCCACTGGCTTGCGGGAGTTCATCGACCGTAGCCCGGCGGAGCTCTCGGGCGGCCAGCGCCGCCGCGTCGCCGTGGCGCGGGCCATGGCCGCCCAGCCGCGCCTGCTCCTCCTCGACGAACCCACCTCGGGCCTCGACCCGATTACGGCCAAGACCGTCGATGCCGCCATCCTCGCGCTCCGCGACGTCGAGCACGTCACGATGATCCTCGTCACCCACCAGCTGGAGGATGCCTTCTACCTCGCCGGCCACGAAGCCGTCGCGACGCCCGGCGGCATGGCGATCGTCGCCGCGCCGCACCGCAGCGCCAAGGAGGTGACCTTCCTCGTCCTCGACGGTGGCGTGATCACCTTCGACGGCAGCATCGACGCCATCCTGGCCTCAGACGATGCGTACATCAGCCGGAGCCTGGCCGGCTGGGTGCCGCCGCTGCACGCCTGA
- a CDS encoding SDR family NAD(P)-dependent oxidoreductase translates to METFVTDLRDRVVLITGASTGIGAAAALAFARAGSRLALHYNASEDAARRVAQDAESLGAPVLLTQGDLGGTDAVPRIVAETMARYGRIDVLVNNAGGMLGRRGIAEYTAAHLQQVLALNVTQVVMLVHEVVPIMRAQGRGNIINVTSIAARTGGAGGAVLYAGAKGFISTVTHGWARELAPDNIRVNAVSPGVVTTPFHERYSTPAQLEAMRASIPVGRLGTAEECAGTFLYLASDQASGYVTGQVVEVNGGQYMP, encoded by the coding sequence ATGGAGACCTTCGTGACCGACCTGCGTGATCGCGTCGTCCTGATCACCGGCGCATCGACCGGCATCGGCGCCGCGGCCGCGCTCGCCTTCGCGCGCGCCGGCAGCCGGCTGGCCCTTCACTACAACGCCAGCGAGGACGCCGCCCGCAGGGTCGCGCAGGACGCAGAGTCCCTCGGCGCGCCGGTGCTGCTCACGCAGGGCGACCTCGGCGGCACCGACGCCGTGCCGCGCATCGTCGCCGAGACGATGGCCCGCTACGGCCGCATCGACGTGCTCGTCAACAACGCCGGCGGGATGCTCGGGCGGCGCGGCATCGCCGAGTACACCGCGGCGCACCTGCAGCAGGTCCTCGCCCTCAACGTCACGCAGGTCGTGATGCTGGTGCACGAGGTCGTGCCGATCATGCGTGCGCAGGGGCGCGGCAACATCATCAACGTGACCTCGATTGCCGCACGCACCGGTGGGGCCGGCGGCGCCGTGCTGTACGCCGGCGCCAAGGGCTTCATCTCGACGGTCACGCACGGGTGGGCGCGCGAGCTCGCGCCCGACAACATCAGGGTCAACGCCGTGTCGCCCGGCGTGGTGACCACGCCGTTCCACGAGCGCTACTCGACGCCCGCGCAGCTCGAGGCGATGCGCGCCAGCATCCCGGTCGGCCGCCTCGGCACGGCCGAGGAATGCGCCGGCACGTTCCTGTACCTGGCGTCCGATCAGGCCTCGGGCTACGTGACCGGCCAGGTCGTCGAGGTCAACGGCGGCCAGTACATGCCGTAG
- a CDS encoding oxygenase MpaB family protein — MSKWSDRTFLDGLRQAGDPLADAAVARLRDEGGAGAVGRAFRHLQGNATPLPADAPEALHAFMRDAGGLPPWVQPSRLQHGSSAFLKNALPSVVVLLASSLPRGYAAPCLTHILSISRNLERHPYERLMGVVQLLVNVSDHRAFLDGGSAIVTAKKLRLLHAGIRVLADQYRPHFRASYGVPVNHEDMLATIMAFSYLLVVGIRRLGLPLADQEAEDLYYLWRVFAVLMGIHPPGDPHDDSLVPATLTEAAEFYAAYVARNNTAPEANPYGVTLAEDNLAMMERLLPPVARLCGLGFAPHLCMTELMSPEELARVGFGPLHGHRLLKAILTWVLRAGQWTGHHDAFAAHLAQLVLQGMVEVDRRGEVEFSVPFDRFDLQGSAFR; from the coding sequence ATGTCCAAGTGGTCCGACCGGACGTTCCTCGACGGCCTGCGCCAGGCCGGCGACCCGCTGGCCGACGCCGCGGTCGCCCGGCTGCGCGACGAAGGCGGCGCGGGCGCGGTAGGGCGCGCCTTCCGGCACCTGCAGGGCAATGCCACCCCCCTGCCCGCCGACGCGCCCGAAGCGCTGCACGCGTTCATGCGCGATGCCGGCGGCCTGCCGCCCTGGGTGCAGCCGTCGCGGCTGCAGCACGGCTCCAGCGCGTTCCTGAAGAACGCCCTCCCGTCGGTGGTGGTGCTCCTCGCGTCGAGCCTGCCGCGCGGCTACGCGGCGCCGTGCCTGACGCACATCCTGTCGATCTCGCGCAACCTCGAACGGCACCCGTACGAGCGGCTGATGGGCGTCGTGCAACTGCTGGTCAACGTCTCCGACCACCGCGCGTTCCTCGACGGCGGCAGCGCCATCGTGACGGCCAAGAAGCTGCGGCTGCTGCACGCGGGCATCCGGGTCCTGGCCGACCAGTATCGCCCGCACTTCCGCGCCAGCTACGGCGTGCCGGTCAACCACGAGGACATGCTCGCCACGATCATGGCGTTCTCGTACCTGCTGGTGGTCGGCATCCGACGCCTCGGCCTGCCGCTGGCCGACCAGGAGGCGGAGGACCTGTACTACCTGTGGCGGGTGTTCGCCGTGCTGATGGGGATCCACCCGCCGGGCGACCCGCACGACGACAGCCTCGTGCCGGCCACGCTCACCGAGGCGGCGGAGTTCTACGCCGCCTACGTGGCGCGCAACAACACCGCGCCCGAGGCCAACCCCTACGGCGTCACGCTGGCCGAGGACAACCTCGCGATGATGGAGCGGCTGCTGCCGCCGGTGGCTCGCCTGTGCGGCCTCGGGTTCGCTCCGCACTTGTGCATGACCGAGCTGATGTCGCCCGAGGAACTCGCCCGTGTCGGCTTCGGGCCGCTGCACGGCCACCGGCTGCTGAAGGCGATCCTGACGTGGGTCCTGCGCGCGGGACAGTGGACCGGCCACCACGACGCCTTCGCCGCACACCTCGCCCAACTCGTGTTGCAGGGCATGGTGGAGGTCGACCGCCGCGGCGAGGTCGAGTTCTCCGTGCCCTTCGATCGGTTCGACCTGCAGGGCTCAGCGTTCAGATAG